A single Eleginops maclovinus isolate JMC-PN-2008 ecotype Puerto Natales chromosome 5, JC_Emac_rtc_rv5, whole genome shotgun sequence DNA region contains:
- the LOC134864070 gene encoding NACHT, LRR and PYD domains-containing protein 12-like isoform X2: protein MTTEDLLNTLDDLKEDEFKAFHWYLQQPDILEGDQAIKVSKLEKAERRDTVDLMVNTYTFHGALKVTKKVLEKINRNDLVQSLSYASSESVAVNDVGEASESRGNTFFQSEDVIVPVPEPQPISYYQHWLQSHLQDKFMCAQEGWSQKKDEKRLDDIYTELYITAGGDININTQHEVRQIEALMVKPVGTEKPIKPSDMFKPPCGRYKPIRTVLTSGIAGIGKSFLVSKYVLDWAEGRTNQDVHLIFPFSFRQLNLWKGEKLRLAELIQECIQETRDINEEALNHIFTTLQSSGNTNYDKSKFKLLFVLDGLDESRLDLNCSTNENQGVNIDVKASVSVDLLLTNLIKKTLLPSARLWISTRPAAANQIHSDFVDMGTEVRGFTDLQKGEYFKNRFRNEEQASIIISHIKTSRSLYIMCHIPVFCWITATVLEDVLKTREGGELPKTLTEMYAEFLVFHIHQTKKKYPQIKSIQYMKSLAKLAFCQLEKGNLIFYEKDFKESGIDISRASVCSGVFTEIFKEERGRKNDEGKMFCFVHLSVQEFLAALYVERSVIDRKKNVMCEPCQTTAQQMRRAFRKTSLTEVHKYAIVKALQSPNGHLDLFLRFLLGLSLPANQTVLRDILNNKISSTTNQETIEYIKMKISEILSPERSINLFHCLNELNDRSLVDEIQQYLISGSLFTDKLSPAQWSALVFITLSSQSDLDVFDLKKYSASEEALVRLWPVVKASRKALLSDCDLSERSCIALSSVLSSQSSSLRELDLSNNKPKDSGVKLLSDGLKSPNCTLEILRLSQARLTQQSCQELSSVLSSQSSILRELDLSNNNLQDSGVKLLSAGLESAHCTLETLRLSGCNLSKSSCEALSSVLSSHSSSLKDLDLSNNNLQDSGVKLLSAGLESPNCALKTLRLSETKLTEKCQELSSVLSCQSSSLRDLDLSNNDLQDSGVKLLATGLESPHCMLEILRLSGCLITEEGCTSIASALRSNPSHLKVLDLSYNHPGDSGIELLTAGLEDPHWTLETLRVEHCGELMLKPGLRKYACELTLDTYTMNRNLKLSDNNRTVTTGTEEQPYQDHPERFVYWPQLMCRNGLTGRCYWEVEWRGRVFISVTYKGIERKGNRSRCRFGGNDQSWSLLCSDVEGYLVWHKKRSTHLPHYSSSSSSSSSNRVAVFVDFPAGTLSFYIVCSDTLIHLHTLKTTFTEPLYPGFGFGLGLLPYSPSVSLCSL from the exons AGTCAGTGGCTGTCAACGATGTTGGAGAGGCTTCGGAGAGCAGAGGGAATACTTTCTTTCAGAGCGAAG ATGTGATTGTTCCAGTACCAGAGCCACAACCCATCTCATATTACCAACACTGGCTTCAATCACATCTCCAGGACAAGTTTATGTGCGCACAAGAAGGGTGGTCACAGAAGAAGGATGAGAAACGTCTTGATGATATCTACACAGAACTGTACATCACAGCTGGGGGTGACATAAACATCAACACGCAGCATGAGGTCAGGCAGATTGAAGCGTTGATGGTGAAGCCAGTAGGAACAGAGAAACCAATTAAACCCAGTGACATGTTCAAACCCCCCTGTGGAAGATATAAACCCATAAGAACAGTACTGACCAGTGGCATTGCAGGAATTGGCAAATCATTTCTAGTGAGCAAATATGTTTTGGACTGGGCTGAAGGAAGAACCAACCAAGACGTGCACCTCATTTTCCCTTTCAGCTTCCGCCAGCTGAATTTGTGGAAGGGAGAAAAGTTGCGTTTGGCAGAGCTCATTCAGGAATGCATCCAGGAAACCAGAGACATAAATGAAGAAGCTCTGAATCATATCTTCACAACTCTGCAGTCATCAGGAAACACCAACTATGACAAGAGCAAGTTCAAacttctgtttgtgttggaTGGACTGGATGAGAGCCGCCTTGATCTGAACTGCTCTACTAATGAGAACCAGGGTGTTAACATTGATGTGAAAGCGTCAGTTTCAGTGGATTTGCTGTTGACAAATCTCATCAAGAAGACACTGCTTCCCTCTGCTCGCCTCTGGATAAGCACACGCCCTGCAGCGGCCAATCAGATCCATTCTGATTTTGTCGACATGGGGACAGAGGTGAGAGGGTTTACTGATTTACAGAAGGGAGAATACTTCAAGAACAGATTCAGGAATGAGGAGCAGGCCAGCATAATCATCTCCCACATCAAGACATCACGAAGCCTCTACATCATGTGCCACATCCCAGTCTTCTGCTGGATCACTGCTACGGTTCTTGAGGATGTGTTGAAAaccagagaggggggagagCTGCCAAAGACCCTGACTGAGATGTATGCGGAGTTCCTGGTGTTTCACATTCACCAGACAAAAAAGAAGTATCCCCAAATCAAGAGCATTCAATACATGAAGTCATTAGCAAAACTTGCTTTCTGCCAGTTGGAAAAGGGAAACCTGATCTTCTACGAGAAAGATTTCAAAGAGAGTGGCATTGATATCAGCAGAGCCTCGGTGTGCTCAGGAGTGTTCACAGAAATCTTCAAAGAGGAACGTGGGAGAAAGAATGATGAAGgcaaaatgttttgctttgtccaTCTCAGTGTTCAGGAGTTTTTGGCGGCTCTCTATGTAGAGAGATCAGTcattgacagaaaaaagaaTGTGATGTGTGAGCCATGCCAAACAACTGCTCAGCAAATGAGAAGGGCTTTCCGAAAAACATCTCTGACAGAGGTCCACAAATATGCTATTGTCAAGGCCTTGCAGAGTCCAAATGGACACCTGGATCTCTTCCTACGATTCCTCCTGGGTCTTTCACTGCCTGCCAATCAGACTGTCCTACGAGACAtactgaataataaaataagctCAACAACCAATCAGGAAACGATTGAATACATCAAGATGAAGATCAGTGAGATTCTGTCTCCAGAGAGAAGCATCAATCTCTTTCATTGTCTGAATGAACTTAATGATCGTTCTCTAGTGGATGAGATCCAACAGTACCTGATTTCAGGAAGTCTCTTCACAGATAAACTGTCTCCTGCTCAGTGGTCAGCTCTAGTCTTCATCACCCTGTCATCACAAAGTGATCTAGATGTGTTTGACCTGAAGAAGTATTCTGCTTCAGAGGAGGCACTTGTGAGGCTGTGGCCAGTCGTCAAAGCCTCCAGAAAGGCTCT GCTAAGTGACTGTGATCTTTCAGAGAGAAGCTGTATAGCTCTGTCCTCAGTTCTCAGCTCACAGTCCTCTAGTCTGAGGGAGCTGGACCTCAGTAACAACAAACCGAAGGACTCAGGAGTGAAGTTGCTCTCTGATGGACTAAAGAGTCCAAACTGTACACTGGAGATACTCAG GTTGAGTCAAGCCAGGTTAACACAGCAAAGCTGTCAGGAGCTTTCATCAGTTCTCAGCTCACAGTCCTCTAttctgagagagctggacctgagtaACAACAACCTGCAGGATTCAGGGGTgaagctgctctctgctggactGGAGAGTGCACACTGTACACTGGAGACCCTCAG GCTGAGTGGCTGTAATCTGTCAAAGAGCAGCTGTGAAGCTCTGTCTTCAGTTCTCAGCTCACACTCCTCTTCACTGAAAGATCTGGACCTGAGTAACAATAACCTTcaggattcaggagtgaagCTGCTCTCTGCAGGACTGGAGAGTCCAAACTGTGCACTGAAGACCCTCAG ATTGAGTGAAACCAAGCTTACGGAGAAATGCCAGGAGCTTTCATCAGTTCTCAGCTGCCAGTCCTCAAGTTTGAGAGATCTGGACCTGAGTAACAAcgacctgcaggattcaggagtgaagCTGCTTGCTACTGGACTGGAGAGTCCACACTGTATGCTGGAGATTCTGAG gctATCAGGCTGTCTGATCACAGAGGAAGGCTGTACTTCTATTGCTTCAGCTCTCAGATCCAACCCTTCCCATCTGAAGGTGCTTGATCTGAGCTACAATCATCCAGGAGACTCAGGAATTGAGCTGCTGACTGCTGGACTGGAGGATCCACATTGGACACTGGAAACTCTCAG GGTGGAACATTGTGGAGAGCTGATGCTAAAACCTGGTCTAAGGAAGT ATGCCTGTGAACTTACACTGGACACGTACACAATGAACAGAAACCTTAAACTGTCTGACAACAACAGGACGGTGACAACAGGGACTGAGGAGCAGCCATATCAAGATCATCCAGAGAGGTTTGTCTACTGGCCTCAGCTGATGTGTAGAAATGGTCTGACTGGTCGCTGTTACTGGGAGGTTGAGTGGAGAGGAAGGGTCTTCATATCAGTGACTTACAAAGGAATcgaaagaaaaggaaacagaagTCGCTGCAGGTTTGGAGGGAATGATCAGTCCTGGAGTCTGTTGTGCTCGGATGTTGAAGGTTACTTAGTCTGGCATAAGAAGAGAAGTACACACCTCCCTcactactcctcctcctcctcatcctcctcctctaacAGAGTAGCAGTGTTTGTGGACTTTCCTGCAGGAACTCTTTCCTTCTACATTGTCTGCTCTGACACACTGATTCACCTCCACACTTTAAAAACCACATTCACTGAACCTCTTTATCCCGGGTTTGGCTTTGGGCTTGGGTTATTACCATATagtccctctgtgtctctgtgttcacTGTAG
- the LOC134864070 gene encoding NACHT, LRR and PYD domains-containing protein 12-like isoform X1 yields the protein MTTEDLLNTLDDLKEDEFKAFHWYLQQPDILEGDQAIKVSKLEKAERRDTVDLMVNTYTFHGALKVTKKVLEKINRNDLVQSLSYASSESVAVNDVGEASESRGNTFFQSEGIAAVFSDVIVPVPEPQPISYYQHWLQSHLQDKFMCAQEGWSQKKDEKRLDDIYTELYITAGGDININTQHEVRQIEALMVKPVGTEKPIKPSDMFKPPCGRYKPIRTVLTSGIAGIGKSFLVSKYVLDWAEGRTNQDVHLIFPFSFRQLNLWKGEKLRLAELIQECIQETRDINEEALNHIFTTLQSSGNTNYDKSKFKLLFVLDGLDESRLDLNCSTNENQGVNIDVKASVSVDLLLTNLIKKTLLPSARLWISTRPAAANQIHSDFVDMGTEVRGFTDLQKGEYFKNRFRNEEQASIIISHIKTSRSLYIMCHIPVFCWITATVLEDVLKTREGGELPKTLTEMYAEFLVFHIHQTKKKYPQIKSIQYMKSLAKLAFCQLEKGNLIFYEKDFKESGIDISRASVCSGVFTEIFKEERGRKNDEGKMFCFVHLSVQEFLAALYVERSVIDRKKNVMCEPCQTTAQQMRRAFRKTSLTEVHKYAIVKALQSPNGHLDLFLRFLLGLSLPANQTVLRDILNNKISSTTNQETIEYIKMKISEILSPERSINLFHCLNELNDRSLVDEIQQYLISGSLFTDKLSPAQWSALVFITLSSQSDLDVFDLKKYSASEEALVRLWPVVKASRKALLSDCDLSERSCIALSSVLSSQSSSLRELDLSNNKPKDSGVKLLSDGLKSPNCTLEILRLSQARLTQQSCQELSSVLSSQSSILRELDLSNNNLQDSGVKLLSAGLESAHCTLETLRLSGCNLSKSSCEALSSVLSSHSSSLKDLDLSNNNLQDSGVKLLSAGLESPNCALKTLRLSETKLTEKCQELSSVLSCQSSSLRDLDLSNNDLQDSGVKLLATGLESPHCMLEILRLSGCLITEEGCTSIASALRSNPSHLKVLDLSYNHPGDSGIELLTAGLEDPHWTLETLRVEHCGELMLKPGLRKYACELTLDTYTMNRNLKLSDNNRTVTTGTEEQPYQDHPERFVYWPQLMCRNGLTGRCYWEVEWRGRVFISVTYKGIERKGNRSRCRFGGNDQSWSLLCSDVEGYLVWHKKRSTHLPHYSSSSSSSSSNRVAVFVDFPAGTLSFYIVCSDTLIHLHTLKTTFTEPLYPGFGFGLGLLPYSPSVSLCSL from the exons AGTCAGTGGCTGTCAACGATGTTGGAGAGGCTTCGGAGAGCAGAGGGAATACTTTCTTTCAGAGCGAAGGTATAGCTGCTGTTTTCTCTG ATGTGATTGTTCCAGTACCAGAGCCACAACCCATCTCATATTACCAACACTGGCTTCAATCACATCTCCAGGACAAGTTTATGTGCGCACAAGAAGGGTGGTCACAGAAGAAGGATGAGAAACGTCTTGATGATATCTACACAGAACTGTACATCACAGCTGGGGGTGACATAAACATCAACACGCAGCATGAGGTCAGGCAGATTGAAGCGTTGATGGTGAAGCCAGTAGGAACAGAGAAACCAATTAAACCCAGTGACATGTTCAAACCCCCCTGTGGAAGATATAAACCCATAAGAACAGTACTGACCAGTGGCATTGCAGGAATTGGCAAATCATTTCTAGTGAGCAAATATGTTTTGGACTGGGCTGAAGGAAGAACCAACCAAGACGTGCACCTCATTTTCCCTTTCAGCTTCCGCCAGCTGAATTTGTGGAAGGGAGAAAAGTTGCGTTTGGCAGAGCTCATTCAGGAATGCATCCAGGAAACCAGAGACATAAATGAAGAAGCTCTGAATCATATCTTCACAACTCTGCAGTCATCAGGAAACACCAACTATGACAAGAGCAAGTTCAAacttctgtttgtgttggaTGGACTGGATGAGAGCCGCCTTGATCTGAACTGCTCTACTAATGAGAACCAGGGTGTTAACATTGATGTGAAAGCGTCAGTTTCAGTGGATTTGCTGTTGACAAATCTCATCAAGAAGACACTGCTTCCCTCTGCTCGCCTCTGGATAAGCACACGCCCTGCAGCGGCCAATCAGATCCATTCTGATTTTGTCGACATGGGGACAGAGGTGAGAGGGTTTACTGATTTACAGAAGGGAGAATACTTCAAGAACAGATTCAGGAATGAGGAGCAGGCCAGCATAATCATCTCCCACATCAAGACATCACGAAGCCTCTACATCATGTGCCACATCCCAGTCTTCTGCTGGATCACTGCTACGGTTCTTGAGGATGTGTTGAAAaccagagaggggggagagCTGCCAAAGACCCTGACTGAGATGTATGCGGAGTTCCTGGTGTTTCACATTCACCAGACAAAAAAGAAGTATCCCCAAATCAAGAGCATTCAATACATGAAGTCATTAGCAAAACTTGCTTTCTGCCAGTTGGAAAAGGGAAACCTGATCTTCTACGAGAAAGATTTCAAAGAGAGTGGCATTGATATCAGCAGAGCCTCGGTGTGCTCAGGAGTGTTCACAGAAATCTTCAAAGAGGAACGTGGGAGAAAGAATGATGAAGgcaaaatgttttgctttgtccaTCTCAGTGTTCAGGAGTTTTTGGCGGCTCTCTATGTAGAGAGATCAGTcattgacagaaaaaagaaTGTGATGTGTGAGCCATGCCAAACAACTGCTCAGCAAATGAGAAGGGCTTTCCGAAAAACATCTCTGACAGAGGTCCACAAATATGCTATTGTCAAGGCCTTGCAGAGTCCAAATGGACACCTGGATCTCTTCCTACGATTCCTCCTGGGTCTTTCACTGCCTGCCAATCAGACTGTCCTACGAGACAtactgaataataaaataagctCAACAACCAATCAGGAAACGATTGAATACATCAAGATGAAGATCAGTGAGATTCTGTCTCCAGAGAGAAGCATCAATCTCTTTCATTGTCTGAATGAACTTAATGATCGTTCTCTAGTGGATGAGATCCAACAGTACCTGATTTCAGGAAGTCTCTTCACAGATAAACTGTCTCCTGCTCAGTGGTCAGCTCTAGTCTTCATCACCCTGTCATCACAAAGTGATCTAGATGTGTTTGACCTGAAGAAGTATTCTGCTTCAGAGGAGGCACTTGTGAGGCTGTGGCCAGTCGTCAAAGCCTCCAGAAAGGCTCT GCTAAGTGACTGTGATCTTTCAGAGAGAAGCTGTATAGCTCTGTCCTCAGTTCTCAGCTCACAGTCCTCTAGTCTGAGGGAGCTGGACCTCAGTAACAACAAACCGAAGGACTCAGGAGTGAAGTTGCTCTCTGATGGACTAAAGAGTCCAAACTGTACACTGGAGATACTCAG GTTGAGTCAAGCCAGGTTAACACAGCAAAGCTGTCAGGAGCTTTCATCAGTTCTCAGCTCACAGTCCTCTAttctgagagagctggacctgagtaACAACAACCTGCAGGATTCAGGGGTgaagctgctctctgctggactGGAGAGTGCACACTGTACACTGGAGACCCTCAG GCTGAGTGGCTGTAATCTGTCAAAGAGCAGCTGTGAAGCTCTGTCTTCAGTTCTCAGCTCACACTCCTCTTCACTGAAAGATCTGGACCTGAGTAACAATAACCTTcaggattcaggagtgaagCTGCTCTCTGCAGGACTGGAGAGTCCAAACTGTGCACTGAAGACCCTCAG ATTGAGTGAAACCAAGCTTACGGAGAAATGCCAGGAGCTTTCATCAGTTCTCAGCTGCCAGTCCTCAAGTTTGAGAGATCTGGACCTGAGTAACAAcgacctgcaggattcaggagtgaagCTGCTTGCTACTGGACTGGAGAGTCCACACTGTATGCTGGAGATTCTGAG gctATCAGGCTGTCTGATCACAGAGGAAGGCTGTACTTCTATTGCTTCAGCTCTCAGATCCAACCCTTCCCATCTGAAGGTGCTTGATCTGAGCTACAATCATCCAGGAGACTCAGGAATTGAGCTGCTGACTGCTGGACTGGAGGATCCACATTGGACACTGGAAACTCTCAG GGTGGAACATTGTGGAGAGCTGATGCTAAAACCTGGTCTAAGGAAGT ATGCCTGTGAACTTACACTGGACACGTACACAATGAACAGAAACCTTAAACTGTCTGACAACAACAGGACGGTGACAACAGGGACTGAGGAGCAGCCATATCAAGATCATCCAGAGAGGTTTGTCTACTGGCCTCAGCTGATGTGTAGAAATGGTCTGACTGGTCGCTGTTACTGGGAGGTTGAGTGGAGAGGAAGGGTCTTCATATCAGTGACTTACAAAGGAATcgaaagaaaaggaaacagaagTCGCTGCAGGTTTGGAGGGAATGATCAGTCCTGGAGTCTGTTGTGCTCGGATGTTGAAGGTTACTTAGTCTGGCATAAGAAGAGAAGTACACACCTCCCTcactactcctcctcctcctcatcctcctcctctaacAGAGTAGCAGTGTTTGTGGACTTTCCTGCAGGAACTCTTTCCTTCTACATTGTCTGCTCTGACACACTGATTCACCTCCACACTTTAAAAACCACATTCACTGAACCTCTTTATCCCGGGTTTGGCTTTGGGCTTGGGTTATTACCATATagtccctctgtgtctctgtgttcacTGTAG